The genome window GCGGCGCGGCACCGGCGTGCTCGCGCTGGGGTTCGAGGCCGAGCACGCGGCCGGGCTCGTCGAGGAGATCACCGCGGACTTCGTCCAGACGCGGGGCTGGCGCTACGGCCACCAGGCCCCGGAGTGCCTGGAACTGCTCGTCCGCGGCGCCGGGATGCCCGCCGACGCGCGGCTGCGCGGGTTCGAGGTGATCGGCGTCGAGTGGAACCTCAGCCACCTGCACTCGTGGCTTTGCCACGGCTACGAGGCCGAGGTCGCCGGCGAGCTGGGAATCCGCCCGAACCGGTTCGGGCTGCTCGACACGCACCGGCAGGCATGCGAGGTGCTGGAGTGGATGGACTCGCTGCCCGCCGCACGCGCTGCGGAGCCGGTCTACTGGACCGTGGCCGCCGTCGCGGAGTGCGGCGGGCCGGAGCCTCAGCGGGCGAGGTCGGACTCGTTGAACCGCGCGTACCGGATCGTCTCGTGCGCGTCCTCGGACGCGGGGGAGCCCGCCTCGTAGAGCAGCCCTGCCCAGCCGCCGCCGAGGTTGACCAGGTCGGAGTAGGCCGCCCACGTCGCGTCGATGACGGTGCCGCTCTCCTGCCAGGTCGCGCCCTCGTCGGAGGAGGTCCGGATGCGCATCGTGTGCCGCCGGTGGTCCATGGCCGGGTCGGTGTTGTACGGCCCGGAGAACAGCACGAGGTTGTTCGGGTCACCGGCGGTCTTCGCGCGCAGCCGCACGACCGAGCCCTGCACCACGGGCCCCTTCAGCTCGGGCACGAGGGCGAAGTCCTGGCTGAAGCTCGCGCCGGCGTCGGTGCTGACGGCGTCCGCGCGGTTGCCGGTGGGCGTCTCGGTGCCGCTGTTGTCCTGGTTGCGGGCGGCGGTGTAGACGTGGCCGTCGACGGTCTCCAGCAGGCTCAGCTCCTGCGGGGTGATCTTCTCGCCGGTGCGGTCGTCGAGCGCGCCGAGCTGCCAGGTGGTGCCGCCGTCGTCGCTGTAGACCAGGCCCGCGCCCTTCAGGCCGCCGCCACCGCCGAAGTTGATGCCCGCCAGCATCCGGTTCTGGTGGTCGCCGGGGCGGGTGAGCTGGAGGCCGTGCCCGGGGCCGGTGGCGTACCAGGTGCTCCACTCGGTCTTCGTCAGCTGCGGCTGCGCCTTCGGCGCGGTCCACTTCGTGCCCTTGGGATCGGTGCTGTGCTGCAGGTACGGGGTGCGCGTGCACTTGCTGCCCGGGTTGCACTCCGGACCGGGGTTGTGCGTGGTCAGCAGCGAGATGCGGCCGGTGACGCGGTCGACGACCGGGACCGGGTTGCCGCGGGTGTCGCCCGCGCCGTCGCTGACCAGCTCCAGGCCGCCCCAGGTGCGGCCGTCGTCGGTGGAGCGCTTGAGCACGACGTCGATGTCACCGGTGTCGTCGCAGTTGTTGTTGCGGCCCTCGGCGAAGGCCAGCAGCGTGCCGCGGTCCTGGGTGCGCACGATCGCGGGGATGCGGAAGCAGTTGTAGCCGCCCTCGCCCTTGCGGAAGATCGTCGTGCCCGCGATGGCGGCACCGCCGCCTTCCGCCTTGGCGAAGACGGGGGAAGCGGCGTTCCCGGCGGCCTTCGGCTCCTCCGGTGCCGCGGCGGGTGCACCGGCGCACGCCGAACCCAGGGCCGCCGCCGCCAGCACCGCCGCCGCGGTCCGCACGCCTGCTCGCCACCTGTGTCGCAAGTCCATGTCTGTCCTCTCGGCCGTGCGCTCGGGTGCGCCGGCAGCTCGCGGGGATGGACAAGATCAGTAGCATCCTGCCACGCGAGTTGGAAAAGAACCGCCGAATGAACAGATCTGAAAATCTTGGACAGTGGCGATGTTCGCAGCAACGCATGGAGCCGGACGGGCCAACGGGCTCGATCAGGCGGCGCGTGGGTGGCCGAACCCAGCGCGACCGGTCGAACAGGACGGCCGGGGGAGCGGGTGCTCCGGTGCCCCCGACGGGCGGGGACACCGGAAACCCTCAGCCCTTCACACTGCCCGCGGACAGGCCGCTGACCAGGAAGCGCTGCACGAGGTAGAACACCAGCACCGCGGGCACGGCCACCAGCACCGACGCCGCGGCCAGGTGGCCCCACTCGGTGCGGTTCTGCTGCACGAAGACCTGCAACCCCACGGCGAGGGTCTTGGAGCGGTCGTCGGCCGACAGCAGCGCCGATGCGAAGGCGACCTCGCCCCACGCGACGATGAACGAGTAGAACGCGGTCACCGCGAGCCCGGGCCTGGCCAGCGGCAGCACCAGCCGCCAGAACACCCCGAACGGCGAGAGCCCGTCGACCCGGCCCGCCTCGTCGATGTCGGTCGGGATGGAGTCGAAGTAGCCCTTGAGCATGAACGTGGCGAACGGGATCGCGGTGCTGCAGTAGACCAGCACCAGCCCGAGCACGCTGCCCTGGAGTCCCAGGTGGAGCAGGATGTTGTACAGCGGCACGATCAGCACCGCGAACGGGAACATCTGCACCACCAGGAAGGACAGCAGCAGCCAGTGCCTGCCGGGGAAGCGGAACCGGCTGGCCGCGTAGGCGGTGGTGGCCGCCATGAGCACGCCGAGCACGGTCGTCAGCGCGGCGATCAGCACGGAGTTGCCGAACCAGCTCAGGAATGCGCCCTTCGAACCCGACAGCACGTCGGCGTAGTTGTCCAGGCTGGACTCGTTGAACAGCGTCGGAGTCGACTCGATCGCCTTGGCGTTCGGCTTGAACGACACCACCAGCACCCAGAACACCGGGAACACCGCCACGAGCGAGGCGAAGACCAGCGCCGAGTGCAGTGCCACGCTGGAGAGCGCCGACCGCCGGGTGCGGTGGGAACGGCGGTCGGCGACCGGGGCCGCCGCTCGCAGCGAAGCCGCGTCGATGGACATCTCTACAGCACCTCCCCCTGGCCGCGCATCGCGCGGCGGTAGACGGTGGCGAACACCAGCAGCACGGACAGGATCAGCACGCCGTAGGTGGAGGCGATGGCGAAGTCGCGGGTCGCGCCCGAGAAGAACCGCTCGAAGGCGTAGGTGACCAGGATCCGGGTGTGCGGGTTGTTCCCGGTCATCAGGTAGATCACCGGGAACATGTTGAACGTCCAGATCACGCCGAGCAGCACCACGCTCGACGACACCGTGCGCAGTCCCGGCAGCGTCACGTGCACGAACCGCTGCCACGGCGTGGCGCCGTCCATCTCGGCCGCCTCGTAGAGGTCGGCCGGGATGGCCTGGAGCCCGCCCAGCAGCGCCACCATCATGAACGGCACGCCCAGCCAGACGTTGACCACGACGACCGACACCAGCGCCAGGTCCGACTGGCCCAGCCACACCTGGCCGGGCAGCCCGACCGCCTCCAGAGCCCAGTTGACCAACCCGTACTCGGAGTTGAACAGGTACTTCCAGGCGAACGCGCTGATGAACACCGGCACCGCCCACGGCAGGATGAGCAGAACCCGGTACAGGGTGCGAAAGCGCATCGGCCGGTTCAGCAGCACCGCCAGCGCGAGCCCGATCGTGTAGTGCAAGAACACGCACGCGAACGTCCAGATCAGCGTCCGTGCCAGGGTCGCCCAGAACGCGCCGTAGGACGGGTCGCCGGAGAGCACGTGGAAGTAGTTCTCCAGGCCGGTGATCTCGTAGCGGGCCGGCCGGTCCAGCACCGGGTTGGCGATGTTGTTGTCGTTGATGTCGGTGAAGCTGAAGTACAGGCCCTGCAACAGCGGGAACACCACGAGCACCCCGAGCACGACCACGACGGGCAGGACCATCGCGTAGACGAACCAGAAGCGCCCGAGGAACGTCCGCACGCGCCCGGGTCTCCCGGCGAGCGCAACGGGTTTCTCGGCGGTGAGGGTCATCGCTGCCTCCCGTCGGCGCTCAGCGCTTGGCGTAGTCGGGGACAACGGTGTCCTTGTAGAGCTTCGCCGTCTCGTCCAGCGTGGTCCTGGTGTCCTTGCGCCCGGCCAGGATGTCGGCGAAGGCGGTCTGCAGCGGGTCGAGCAGCTCGGCGCCCTCCGGGATCCACGCCCGGGAGTGGGCGCTGTCGACCATCGGCTTGAACGCGGCCACCATCCGGTTGCCGGTCACCGCGGGGGAGTCGTAGGCCGAGCGCCGCGTCGGCAGCAGCCCGAGCTTCTCGGCGATGGCGACCTGGTTCGGCGTGCTGCTCATGCACTCGACGAACTTCGTCGCGGCCTCGGTCGCGTCGCTGCCCTGCCGGACGACGTAGTCGTGTCCGCCTGCGGGGGAGGGCGTGGCCGAGCCGGGGACCTGGGCGATGCCGAGGTTGGCCGGGTCGGCGAACTCCGGCGACTCCAGGTACTCCGCGGCCGCCCACGGGCCGTCGACCACCATCGCGACCTCGCCGGAGGTGAACGCCGCCTTCATGTTGCCGTAGGAGTTCGGCTGGTCCAGCGCGGTGCGCGCGGCCCCGGCGTCGAGCAGGTCCTTGGCCATCTGCAGCCCGCGGACGCTCTCCGGGGAGTTGACCTCGATGGTCCGCGCCTGGGTGTCGACCATGTCGCCGCCGTAGGTGTAGAGGAACGGCAGCGCGTAGTACTCGTCGTTGTTGATGAAGAACGCCTTGTCGCCGCCGAGCTTCGGGGCGATGTCGCGCAGCTCCTCCCAGGACTTCGGCGGTGCGACACCGGCCTCGTCGAGCTTGCGCTTGTTGTAGAACAGCGCGAGCGTGTCGGTGACCTGGGGGACGCCGTAGCCGCGCCCCTCGTACTTGGTGGATTCCAGCGGACCGGCGAGGAAGTCGCCGGTGTCGGTGCCCAGCGGGGTGCCGGAGAGGTCCTGGATCAGACCCGCTCGCGCGAGCTGGGCGACCCAGCCGACGTCGGCGCGCAGCACGTCCGGGCCCTGCCCGCCCTGGGCGGCGGTCTTGTAGTTGTTCAGGGCCTGGTCGAACGACACCGCCTCCACGGCGACCTCGTAGCCGCCGGTGCGGCCGCATTCGCGGGCGATCCCGGCGAACACCGAGCTCTCGGACGGGTTGCTGGTGTCCCAGTAGACGACGCGGTTGGCGTTGCCCGCGCCCGAGCCGCAAGCGGTGAGTGCGAGCGCGCTGACCAGGCCGAGTGCGGCGACGGTGGCGGTGGCCTTCGGTCTCATGAGGCGGTGTCCTCCCAGCTTTGCAAAAACTTGCGAGTACCTGGCCGTAAATTGCATACCCGAAATGTGAGAGGAGTCAAGGTTTTTCGGATGTTCACCGAGCGAGATCCGGAGTCGCGTCAGGTCAACGTTTGCAAAAGGTTGCGCCACCGTGCAGGATTGTGGGCGCAACACCGCCGTCGGCGAGGAGGAACGATCTGAAGTGGCGGGTCTGTCGGATATCGCCAAGGCTGCCGGAGTCAGCGTGTCGACGGTCAGCCGGGTGCTCAACCGCCGGGCGGGCATCAAGGAGGACACCCGCCAGCGAGTGCTGGCCGTGCTCAACGAGATGCCGCACACCGCGCGCGGCATCGGTGCGCTGCGCCGCACCGGCGTGATCGGCCTGCTGGTGCCGGAGCTGTCCAACCCGGTGTTCCCGGCCTTCGCCGAGGCCCTGGAGGCGCGCGCGGTCGGCGCGGGCTACGCCTCGCTGCTGTGCAACACCCGCGTCGGGATGAGCGAGGAGGACTACGTCCGGATGCTCATCGCCCGCGGGGTGGAGGGCATGATCTTCGTGTCGCCGGAGATCGCCAACACCGAGGGCGAGCAGCGCATCAGCCGCAGCTATTACGAGAAGCTGCTGGCCGACGGCGTGCGCATGGTCTTCGTCAACGGCGGTGCGCCGACGCTGGACGTGCCCGACGTCGCCGTCGACGAGCACCTGGCCGGCTACGCCGCCACCCGCCACCTGCTCGACCTCGGGCACCGGCGGATCGGCTTCGTCAGCGGCCCCGCCCGCGCGGTGCCCTCGCGGCTCAAGCGCGCCGGATGGGCCGCGGCGCTGGAGGAGGCCGACGTCGCCGCGGACCCGCGGCTGGTCGCGCACGCGCCGTTCGGAGCGGAGGGCGGCGCGCAGGCCATGGCCGAACTGCTCGACACCGCGGGCCCCACCGCGGTTATGTGCTCGTCGGACGTCATGGCGCTCGGCGCGATGCGCGAGGCCAAGCGCCGCGGACTGGCCACCCCGGAGGACCTCTCGGTGGTCGGCTTCGACGACATCGCGCTGGCCTCCTACTGCCAGCCCGCGCTGACGACGCTGGCGCAGCCGATCGAGGAGATGGCCGCCGCGGCGGTGGACGAGCTCTCCCGCCGCCTCGACCCGGACCAGCCCGGCCGCGCGACGACGAGCTTCAGCCGGATGTTCCGCCCGAACCTGGTGGTCCGGGAGTCCACCGCCGCGCCGCGCTGACCGCCGCGGGGCGAATCGCTTGCAGGAGAAGTCGGAGTTCCGGCCTCCACGCGCGTGCGCGCGGCCGGAGCCGACCGCCACATCGGCGGGAACCGTGGGAAGGGGTACTGGTGCTCAGGGGTGCGGGAGTGCGCGGAACGGCCGCCGACTGGTGGCGCGACGCGGTGGTGTACCAGGTCTACGTCCGCAGCTTCGCCGACGCCGACGGCGATGGGATCGGCGATCTGGCGGGCGTGCGCGCCAGGCTGCCGTACCTGGTGGAGCTGGGCGTGGACGCGGTCTGGCTCACGCCTTTCTACCCGTCGCCGATGGCCGACGGCGGCTACGACGTCGCCGACTACTGCGACGTC of Saccharopolyspora erythraea contains these proteins:
- a CDS encoding carbohydrate ABC transporter permease, with the protein product MTLTAEKPVALAGRPGRVRTFLGRFWFVYAMVLPVVVVLGVLVVFPLLQGLYFSFTDINDNNIANPVLDRPARYEITGLENYFHVLSGDPSYGAFWATLARTLIWTFACVFLHYTIGLALAVLLNRPMRFRTLYRVLLILPWAVPVFISAFAWKYLFNSEYGLVNWALEAVGLPGQVWLGQSDLALVSVVVVNVWLGVPFMMVALLGGLQAIPADLYEAAEMDGATPWQRFVHVTLPGLRTVSSSVVLLGVIWTFNMFPVIYLMTGNNPHTRILVTYAFERFFSGATRDFAIASTYGVLILSVLLVFATVYRRAMRGQGEVL
- a CDS encoding LacI family DNA-binding transcriptional regulator; the encoded protein is MAGLSDIAKAAGVSVSTVSRVLNRRAGIKEDTRQRVLAVLNEMPHTARGIGALRRTGVIGLLVPELSNPVFPAFAEALEARAVGAGYASLLCNTRVGMSEEDYVRMLIARGVEGMIFVSPEIANTEGEQRISRSYYEKLLADGVRMVFVNGGAPTLDVPDVAVDEHLAGYAATRHLLDLGHRRIGFVSGPARAVPSRLKRAGWAAALEEADVAADPRLVAHAPFGAEGGAQAMAELLDTAGPTAVMCSSDVMALGAMREAKRRGLATPEDLSVVGFDDIALASYCQPALTTLAQPIEEMAAAAVDELSRRLDPDQPGRATTSFSRMFRPNLVVRESTAAPR
- a CDS encoding sialidase family protein, whose amino-acid sequence is MDLRHRWRAGVRTAAAVLAAAALGSACAGAPAAAPEEPKAAGNAASPVFAKAEGGGAAIAGTTIFRKGEGGYNCFRIPAIVRTQDRGTLLAFAEGRNNNCDDTGDIDVVLKRSTDDGRTWGGLELVSDGAGDTRGNPVPVVDRVTGRISLLTTHNPGPECNPGSKCTRTPYLQHSTDPKGTKWTAPKAQPQLTKTEWSTWYATGPGHGLQLTRPGDHQNRMLAGINFGGGGGLKGAGLVYSDDGGTTWQLGALDDRTGEKITPQELSLLETVDGHVYTAARNQDNSGTETPTGNRADAVSTDAGASFSQDFALVPELKGPVVQGSVVRLRAKTAGDPNNLVLFSGPYNTDPAMDHRRHTMRIRTSSDEGATWQESGTVIDATWAAYSDLVNLGGGWAGLLYEAGSPASEDAHETIRYARFNESDLAR
- a CDS encoding sugar ABC transporter permease; translated protein: MSIDAASLRAAAPVADRRSHRTRRSALSSVALHSALVFASLVAVFPVFWVLVVSFKPNAKAIESTPTLFNESSLDNYADVLSGSKGAFLSWFGNSVLIAALTTVLGVLMAATTAYAASRFRFPGRHWLLLSFLVVQMFPFAVLIVPLYNILLHLGLQGSVLGLVLVYCSTAIPFATFMLKGYFDSIPTDIDEAGRVDGLSPFGVFWRLVLPLARPGLAVTAFYSFIVAWGEVAFASALLSADDRSKTLAVGLQVFVQQNRTEWGHLAAASVLVAVPAVLVFYLVQRFLVSGLSAGSVKG
- a CDS encoding extracellular solute-binding protein, yielding MRPKATATVAALGLVSALALTACGSGAGNANRVVYWDTSNPSESSVFAGIARECGRTGGYEVAVEAVSFDQALNNYKTAAQGGQGPDVLRADVGWVAQLARAGLIQDLSGTPLGTDTGDFLAGPLESTKYEGRGYGVPQVTDTLALFYNKRKLDEAGVAPPKSWEELRDIAPKLGGDKAFFINNDEYYALPFLYTYGGDMVDTQARTIEVNSPESVRGLQMAKDLLDAGAARTALDQPNSYGNMKAAFTSGEVAMVVDGPWAAAEYLESPEFADPANLGIAQVPGSATPSPAGGHDYVVRQGSDATEAATKFVECMSSTPNQVAIAEKLGLLPTRRSAYDSPAVTGNRMVAAFKPMVDSAHSRAWIPEGAELLDPLQTAFADILAGRKDTRTTLDETAKLYKDTVVPDYAKR